One Streptomyces sp. RPA4-2 genomic window carries:
- a CDS encoding acyl-CoA dehydrogenase family protein: MDHRLSPELEELRRTVEEFAHDVVAPKIGDFYERHEFPYEIVREMGRMGLFGLPFPEEYGGMGGDYLALGIALEELARVDSSVAITLEAGVSLGAMPIHLFGTDAQKAEWLPRLCSGEILGAFGLTEPDGGSDAGATRTTARLDPDTDEWVINGSKCFITNSGTDITGLVTVTAVTGRKPDGKPLISAIIVPSGTPGFTVAAPYSKVGWNASDTRELSFADVRVPAANLLGEEGRGYAQFLRILDEGRVAISALATGLAQGCVDESVKYAKERHAFGRNIGAYQAIQFKIADMETKAHMARVGWRDAASRLVAGEPFKKEAAIAKLYSSTIAVDNARDATQIHGGYGFMNEYPVARMWRDSKILEIGEGTSEVQRMLIARELGLTG; this comes from the coding sequence CTGGACCACCGCCTCTCTCCCGAACTCGAGGAACTGCGCCGCACGGTCGAGGAGTTCGCGCACGACGTCGTGGCTCCGAAGATCGGCGACTTCTACGAGCGGCACGAGTTCCCGTACGAGATCGTGCGGGAGATGGGCCGCATGGGCCTGTTCGGCCTGCCCTTCCCCGAGGAGTACGGCGGCATGGGCGGCGACTACCTCGCCCTCGGCATCGCCCTGGAGGAACTCGCGCGCGTGGACTCCTCGGTGGCCATCACCCTGGAGGCCGGCGTCTCGCTCGGCGCGATGCCGATCCACCTCTTCGGCACCGACGCGCAGAAGGCCGAATGGCTCCCCCGCCTGTGCTCGGGAGAGATCCTGGGCGCCTTCGGCCTGACCGAGCCGGACGGCGGCTCGGACGCGGGCGCGACCCGCACGACGGCCCGGCTCGACCCGGACACGGACGAGTGGGTGATCAACGGCAGCAAGTGCTTCATCACCAACTCGGGCACGGACATCACGGGCCTGGTGACGGTCACCGCGGTCACGGGCCGCAAGCCCGACGGCAAGCCGCTGATCTCCGCGATCATCGTCCCCTCCGGCACCCCCGGCTTCACGGTCGCCGCGCCCTACTCGAAGGTCGGCTGGAACGCCTCGGACACCCGTGAGCTGTCCTTCGCCGATGTCCGCGTCCCGGCCGCCAACCTGCTGGGCGAGGAGGGCCGCGGGTACGCGCAGTTCCTGCGCATCCTGGACGAGGGCCGCGTCGCCATCTCGGCCCTGGCGACGGGACTGGCCCAGGGCTGCGTGGACGAGTCCGTGAAGTACGCCAAGGAGCGGCACGCGTTCGGCCGGAACATCGGCGCGTACCAGGCCATCCAGTTCAAGATCGCGGACATGGAGACGAAGGCCCACATGGCCCGCGTCGGCTGGCGCGACGCCGCCTCCCGGCTGGTCGCGGGTGAGCCCTTCAAGAAGGAGGCGGCGATCGCCAAGCTCTACTCCTCCACGATCGCCGTGGACAACGCCCGCGACGCCACCCAGATCCACGGCGGCTACGGCTTCATGAACGAGTACCCGGTGGCCCGCATGTGGCGCGACTCCAAGATCCTGGAGATCGGCGAGGGCACGAGCGAGGTGCAGCGGATGCTGATCGCGCGGGAGTTGGGGCTCACGGGCTGA
- a CDS encoding hydroxymethylglutaryl-CoA lyase, whose translation MSTPELGLPMVVPAQDLPARVRIHEVGARDGLQNEKATVPTEVKAEFIRRLADAGLTTIEATSFVHPKWVPQLADSEQLFPLVSDLGGTGGAPGVRLPVLVPNERGLDRALALGARHVAVFASATESFAKANLNRTVDESLAMFEPVVSRAKAERAHVRGYVSMCFGDPWEGAVPIHQVVRVCRALLDMGCDELSLGDTIGVATPGHVQNLLAELNEEGVPTSVLGVHFHDTYGQALANTLASLQHGVTTVDASAGGLGGCPYAKSATGNLATEDLVWMLQGLGVDTGVDLGRLTATSVWMAGQLGRPSPSRTVKALSHQE comes from the coding sequence ATGAGCACCCCGGAACTCGGCCTCCCGATGGTCGTACCGGCCCAGGACCTGCCCGCGCGGGTGCGGATCCACGAGGTCGGCGCGCGCGACGGACTGCAGAACGAGAAGGCGACCGTACCGACCGAGGTCAAGGCCGAGTTCATCCGGCGCCTCGCCGACGCGGGCCTGACCACCATCGAGGCCACCAGCTTCGTCCACCCCAAGTGGGTGCCCCAACTGGCGGACTCGGAGCAGCTGTTCCCGCTGGTGAGCGACCTCGGCGGGACCGGCGGCGCGCCTGGGGTCCGTCTCCCGGTCCTCGTACCGAACGAACGCGGTCTGGACCGGGCCCTGGCCCTCGGCGCCCGCCATGTCGCCGTCTTCGCCAGTGCGACGGAGTCCTTCGCGAAGGCCAACCTCAACCGCACCGTGGACGAGTCGCTGGCCATGTTCGAGCCGGTGGTGTCCCGGGCCAAGGCGGAGAGGGCGCACGTCCGCGGCTATGTCTCGATGTGCTTCGGCGACCCCTGGGAGGGCGCCGTCCCCATCCACCAGGTCGTGCGTGTGTGCAGGGCCCTGCTGGACATGGGCTGCGACGAGCTGAGCCTGGGCGACACGATCGGCGTGGCGACGCCGGGCCACGTCCAGAACCTGCTGGCGGAGCTCAACGAGGAAGGTGTGCCGACCAGCGTGCTCGGTGTGCACTTCCACGACACGTACGGCCAGGCGCTCGCCAACACCCTGGCGAGCCTGCAGCACGGGGTGACGACCGTCGACGCGTCCGCGGGCGGCCTCGGCGGCTGTCCGTACGCGAAGTCCGCGACCGGCAACCTCGCCACCGAAGACCTCGTATGGATGCTCCAGGGCCTCGGTGTCGACACCGGGGTCGACCTCGGCCGCCTCACCGCCACCAGCGTGTGGATGGCCGGACAACTGGGCCGACCCAGCCCGTCCCGCACCGTCAAAGCCCTCTCCCACCAGGAGTGA
- a CDS encoding acetyl-CoA carboxylase biotin carboxylase subunit, producing the protein MFDTVLVANRGEIAVRVIRTLRSLGVRSVAVFSDADADARHVREADTAVRIGPAPAAESYLSVPALLEAAARTGARAVHPGYGFLAENASFARACAEAGLVFIGPPADAIALMGDKIRAKETVRAAGVPVVPGSSGSGLTDALLAESAREIGMPVLLKPSAGGGGKGMRLVRDAADLADEIAAARREARASFGDDTLLVERWVDRPRHIEIQVLADGHGNVVHLGERECSLQRRHQKIIEEAPSVFLDAATRASMGEAAVHAARSCGYEGAGTVEFIVPGSDPSSYYFMEMNTRLQVEHPVTELVTGLDLVEWQLRVAAGERLPYEQKDITLTGHAVEARVCAEDPSRGFLPSGGTVLSLREPQGDGVRTDSGLSEGTEVGSLYDPMLSKVIAYGPDRATALRKLRAALAETVTLGVQTNAGFLRRLLAHPAVVAGELDTGLVEREADGLVSGDVPEEVYEAAAAVRLDALEPRGEGWSDPFSVPNGWRLGGTPAPVGFDLRVHDPVVHVPRGAHTVTAGRVSVTLDGVRHTFHRAGDWLGRDGDAWHVRDHDPVAASLTGAAHAGADSLTAPMPGTVTVVKVAVGDEVTAGQSLLVVEAMKMEHVISAPHAGTVSELDVTPGTTVAMDQILAVITPYEETT; encoded by the coding sequence ATGTTCGACACCGTTCTTGTGGCCAACCGCGGCGAGATCGCCGTCCGGGTCATCCGCACCCTGCGGTCGCTGGGCGTGCGCTCGGTCGCCGTCTTCTCCGACGCGGACGCCGACGCCCGGCACGTGCGTGAGGCGGACACGGCGGTACGGATCGGTCCGGCGCCGGCCGCCGAGAGTTATCTGTCGGTGCCCGCCCTCCTGGAGGCGGCGGCGCGGACGGGGGCCCGAGCCGTGCACCCGGGGTACGGCTTCCTCGCGGAGAACGCCTCGTTCGCGCGCGCCTGCGCCGAGGCCGGCCTCGTCTTCATCGGTCCGCCCGCCGACGCGATCGCGCTCATGGGCGACAAGATCCGCGCCAAGGAGACGGTCCGGGCGGCGGGCGTCCCCGTCGTCCCCGGCTCGTCCGGCAGCGGTCTCACCGACGCCCTGCTGGCCGAGTCGGCACGGGAGATCGGCATGCCGGTCCTCCTGAAGCCGAGCGCGGGCGGCGGCGGCAAGGGCATGCGGCTGGTGCGGGACGCCGCGGACCTGGCGGACGAGATCGCCGCCGCCCGGCGTGAGGCCCGCGCCTCCTTCGGCGACGACACCCTCCTCGTCGAGCGCTGGGTCGACCGCCCCCGCCACATCGAGATCCAGGTCCTGGCGGACGGGCACGGCAACGTCGTGCACCTGGGCGAGCGCGAGTGCTCCCTGCAGCGCCGCCACCAGAAGATCATCGAGGAGGCGCCCAGCGTGTTCCTCGACGCCGCGACCCGGGCCTCCATGGGCGAGGCGGCGGTCCACGCGGCCCGCTCCTGCGGGTACGAGGGCGCGGGCACCGTGGAGTTCATCGTCCCCGGCTCCGACCCGTCCTCGTACTACTTCATGGAGATGAACACCCGCCTCCAGGTGGAACACCCGGTCACCGAACTGGTCACGGGACTCGACCTGGTGGAGTGGCAGCTCCGGGTGGCCGCGGGCGAGCGGCTGCCCTACGAGCAGAAGGACATCACGCTCACCGGACACGCCGTCGAGGCGCGCGTCTGCGCGGAGGACCCCTCCCGCGGCTTCCTCCCGTCCGGCGGCACGGTGCTCTCCCTGCGCGAGCCGCAGGGCGACGGGGTGCGCACCGACTCGGGGCTGAGCGAGGGCACGGAGGTCGGCAGCCTGTACGACCCGATGCTGTCCAAGGTCATCGCGTACGGCCCGGACCGCGCGACCGCGCTGCGCAAGCTGCGCGCCGCCCTCGCGGAGACGGTCACGCTCGGCGTCCAGACCAACGCGGGTTTCCTGCGCCGGCTGCTGGCCCATCCGGCGGTCGTCGCGGGCGAGTTGGACACCGGCCTGGTGGAGCGGGAGGCCGACGGACTGGTCTCCGGTGACGTACCGGAGGAGGTGTACGAGGCGGCCGCGGCCGTACGGCTCGACGCGCTGGAGCCCCGGGGCGAGGGCTGGAGCGATCCCTTCTCGGTGCCGAACGGCTGGCGGCTGGGCGGCACGCCCGCGCCCGTGGGCTTCGACCTGCGGGTGCACGACCCCGTGGTCCACGTCCCGCGCGGCGCCCACACGGTCACCGCCGGCCGGGTCTCCGTGACCCTCGACGGCGTACGCCACACCTTCCACCGCGCCGGCGACTGGCTCGGCCGCGACGGCGACGCCTGGCACGTGCGCGATCACGACCCGGTGGCCGCATCCCTGACCGGCGCGGCGCACGCCGGCGCCGACTCACTGACCGCGCCCATGCCCGGCACGGTGACCGTCGTCAAGGTCGCGGTCGGGGACGAGGTGACCGCGGGACAGAGTCTGCTGGTGGTCGAGGCGATGAAGATGGAGCACGTCATCTCCGCCCCGCACGCGGGGACCGTCAGCGAACTGGACGTCACCCCGGGCACCACGGTCGCCATGGACCAGATCCTGGCCGTGATCACCCCGTACGAGGAGACGACATGA